A segment of the Arachis hypogaea cultivar Tifrunner chromosome 5, arahy.Tifrunner.gnm2.J5K5, whole genome shotgun sequence genome:
ataactcaatacacattgtacaaataatccgtgttcattttataactcaatacacattgtacaaataatcCGTTATGTCTCTAGTGGGATCCTAATTTTAAATATAACACTATTTAATTTAGGTTTAGGATACAGAAATTGAACCTTCTAATTTTTGAGAggtataaaaatcaaattatcaaACTCTCtgattttaaaaagtataaaaatcaaACCCTCTTTttgctcaaatcaaattttctgatttccatttcaaaaaaaaaatcagaataatTTCTATACcttctataattttaaaaatactaaaaatcataataaaatatatcaaCCATCTCATGtctactaaaaaaaaaatttagcctCAATATATACTTTCAATAAAGAGAGATAGATGGTCCTTatccttattattattaggaCAACAAATCAGAGAGGAAAGATGGCTTAGTTGTAACCTTGTAGGTGGGTCGTAACTTCATTTTACgcaaatgtattttttttaaaggtgGATTTTTTTTCAACTTTGGGCATGTTTaagatttttagttttttacgtAAACAATCAATTATTTCAGTGTCAATATCATAAATGATTTATTAAATATTCAATCACAAATACTTCTTTAAAAACAAACCGGTTTTTGTCTCGTTCAAATTATTGAAGTTCAGGTATTATCCATAGTTCAAACTTCAAAGaccttaattgttagcaaggtgtTATTATCAGATCCTTCGCCGTTCGAAATTGTTGGAAGCATGATAAGCGAGACACGTGGACTACAGTCCCACTCAAATATGTTTATCAGAATAAAATATAtcgaataatttttaattaattaacatttacattttttatttaaaaaaattaattacttaatattattCGCTAATCACCAATCACATGCTACCAATTTACAAAAGAGAAGATAGAAGAATTAAAGGAGTGCGAAGTGTGAGAAGTGAGAACCCCGATTTATCCATCCCCAATAAATGAAACGTAAACACATTCCAAAATTAAATATCTGATTATTCTGTGTAgccagaagagaagagaagagtgcAGTTTGTCTTTGTGGCGCACACTGTTTATTCTCTCTGCTATtgcgctctctctctctccactctCTGGCTAGCTACTACTACTTCTTCTTCTACCTACCCAAACCCTAGTTTACTGAAATTGAGCTTCATGATTCGGTagacaaagaaaataaactaaaggaAGAGGTATTGGTTTATCACTATTAATAATAGCAatagtgataataataataattattcttgttgttattattattatgtacggTAACAGAGTGGCGGACGGTGCGGGCGTTGATCGCAGGAAGCGAATCAACGACGTTCTCGACAAGCACTTGCACCGATCCTCACCCTCCACTTCAACCTCCGCCTCTACTAGGCCTATCAAGGCCCaaatccaggcccaaatccaagccaacAACTCCGACGCCACACTCGAGGAATCGGAAACCGACACCGGGGGATCGGACGTTAGCGCCTCCGACGACGGGGAAGACACCTCGTGGATCGCGTGGTTCTGCAGCCTCAGAGGGAACGAGTTCTTTTGCGAGGTCGATGATGATTACATTCAGGACGATTTTAACCTTTGTGGTTTGAGCAGCCAAGTTCCTTATTACGATTATGCCCTTGACTTGATTCTTGACGTTGACTCCTCCCACGGTAACTAACTGTAACTCACGCCTTCTCTTCTGATGTTGAATCATATTTTGCATTTGGTTTGTTTGATTCATACTTAAATGTATAGGAGACATCTTTACAGAAGAACAAAATGAGTTGATTGAATCCGCCGCGGAGATGCTTTATGGTCTCATTCATGCCCGCTACATTTTAACAGGCAGAGGAATGGCTGCCATGGTATGATTCTTATTTCTTGTTCTAATTTATCTTGAGCTTCACCATGAGATATCCAACTGTTTTAACTGTGAAAGATGCATTGACTATCCAGTTAGTTTAAATCTTTTTGTGGTtataaatggtagtttactcttagCTGGAATTGAAGTTAGTAATGGTAATTGATCAAGTTCATTGGATTATGTTCTGTTATGTCATGTGCAGCTGGACAAGTACAAGAATTATGACTTTGGTAGGTGTCCAAGAGTTTACTGCTCAGGGCAACCGTGCCTTCCGGTGGGTCAGTCCGACATCCCTAGGTCGAGCACTGTAAAGATATATTGCCCCAGGTGTGAAGACATTTACTACCCGCGATCCAAGTATCAAGGTAGTATCCTTTTGTAGTTTCAAGTCTTGTGTTGGTGTTGAGCTCCTAGTTGCCAAGCTCTGTTTTTTATCTCCCACGCATGTGTCTGTTGATTCATATTTTGGCTTTTAGGAATTTCCAATTCCACATGTTTTTAAATTTACTTTATGTTCTTCTTTATTAACCAACAAGAAAGAAGGCATAAAGAGATGATAACCAATGCATGAATGAAGTTAGATGACAATAAAAGCAGCAAAACCTTTCCGTACCTGGTGTGAACAATTATAAGGAATTTTAGAAACACTTATGTCTATCAATGAATGTATTAAAGTGTGAATTCCAAACGTCTAACACCTCATAGGGTTTCAAGTTCATGATCTCATTTTCAGGCATGAAATTAGCACCAATGCAATGCACCAATATCTCAATGTGCTGTTTGATATTATGCTTCCTATATACAAAGATACTTGGTATAACATACCACTGAATCATACAGGGGACGGGGTTTTAATCCAtggatattttcttttttaactttGGAATGATTGCATGTTATTTCATATTTCATTATTTTGCACATATTTTTTGGTTCAATTATACGATGAACACTATAACCTGTACCCGAAGTTCCTTAACTGCATCTCTAGATATCGACGGAGCTTATTTTGGAACTACATTTCCTAACCTCTTCCTGATGACTTATGGTCATCTGAAGCCACAAAAGCCATCACAGAGCTATGTTCCAAGAGTTTTTGGTTTTAAAGTTCACAAGCCatgatgaagaattgaagatGGATGAAATTTCAAAGCTTGCAAACAAAAGTACGAGACGCCACATGCCTTGTTTTGCTTGCTGTCTCTGTTGTACTCCTCCTAGATTTCCAAATTAATACAATCTACATCACACTGTATTATTTATTTAGGAACATGTTGTAAAGTATATGCAGGCATGATTCGCAAGGCAATTAGTGTTCAATTTTGCTGTCAGCTTTGAATTCAGCGAGCTTTTGCAGACATTTTAATAGGTTATTTGGTTAGGTACGAAAATGCAACTATAATGGCATTACTTTTGTTTATTATAATTCCTTTATGGACTATGTACACACTAGAAAGGAAGTGGTGGAATTCCTTGTAGTTCATTATTAAGAATTGAATATGGGTTTTCCTTTATTGACTGTACAAGAAGGATGGGTTTCCTTTTCTGGTGACTAGACGAAGGCATGTGTTGTAGCCATGGGCGAGGGAGTTTGAGATAAGAGGGGAAAAATGTTATTGCCACACTTTTGGACAGGAACAGTTAATATGATAAGAGAGTATAATTATATTGAGTAAAGTACCGATCcagttcctttttttttctccGAATGACAACGTGTCTTCTGATAAAATAAACAATCTACTTCAGTTTCCGTCTTTGATCTCTGCCAGACAATGCGATTTTTCTGTTAGTACTACTATCATCTGATAATAGACGTTGCTGACATGTTATGTTAACAAGCTGAGTTAGATGTCAAGTGCCAACATAAAATGAATAGAGACTTATTTGTTCTTAAATATAAATTGGTCAAGAATTTGTTGTTTGTCTATATTCATTCAAATAAAATGATGTTGTTTTAACATCAAATTGGTCAAgagatttatttatatatttggtTACAATTCAGTTATATATTTAGGTACAATTCATTTAATCCTGTATTTGCTATTTCATCTTTATTGGTTTTATACGAGAAAAAAGAGTATAAATGCAAAGGTGTCCAAAATATTATGAAATATTGAATATCTAAACTTGTCTAAAGAAATTGGAGAAGAACTGAGAATGGTGAAATGGTGGTTACAGCTGGCTTCATAAGTGGTGTTGTATTATATTACCTCTTCCTGAAAATTTCTTAGAGGTTAagggttgtgtgtgtgtgtgtgtagtgCAAGCTGAATCGTTATATCAGTGTTAAGAGATGTACTTTATTGTTCCATATTGCATAGTTTGGTTTATGTATTGAGTTGAGAAAAGAACAAGGTAATAAGGACATGGAGAACTGAAAGATGGATATGCTGTGTCCTATATTAGGGCATTTGAGAGACATGGAAGATAGATGAAACCGATAGGGACAGCAAGGAGCAGCAAATGTTGGATAAGAACTAAGTAAAGGCCACCTACTGCAGTGCTATTACAGACTGGAGGCTTAGCTACTTTTGAGTTTTGAGTTTTATACCGCCTATGACAATAATTATACAACAAAAAGAAGACAATCAAATAGCTAATTAGGTACTTTGCAAAGTTGGATTTTCGTCCTTGCTAAGCTGGAGATATTGGGGTATATGGCACTTGGCACAATTGAATCACCTTGTGTTCTAGAAGATTCTTATCGTCAATGTGAGGTTACTTTGAAGACTGATTTGCAAGTATTTTTGTCCAAAGATCATACACGCATGCATTTATAATTGAGAAACAAAAATGGGACATATATTGACCCTATTTGAATTAGAAATTACAAatgtgaataaattatttttatttataaaaatatagaatattGATTCATAAATGAATAGAATTAGTTTCACACTtgcaaaaaaatgttttcaacaAAGATATTCATAcgttaattttatttatagataaattttagtattttaaaattttatggatAAAAtcagtaatttatttattttttgtaaatacaaaattaatttgtttgattaTACAGTTtctaattacttttaaaatttcaGTGAGGGGGTTAATAACAATTTTGgccatgtatttttattttttactaagaaACACGTATTGCAAAGCATGAGTAAAAGAAATCAGAAACAAAGTTaacaataattgaaaaaaatgatCTTAATTT
Coding sequences within it:
- the LOC112800387 gene encoding putative casein kinase II subunit beta-4 isoform X6 is translated as MYGNRVADGAGVDRRKRINDVLDKHLHRSSPSTSTSASTRPIKAQIQAQIQANNSDATLEESETDTGGSDVSASDDGEDTSWIAWFCSLRGNEFFCEVDDDYIQDDFNLCGLSSQVPYYDYALDLILDVDSSHEEQNELIESAAEMLYGLIHARYILTGRGMAAMLDKYKNYDFGRCPRVYCSGQPCLPVGQSDIPRSSTVKIYCPRCEDIYYPRSKYQVP
- the LOC112800387 gene encoding putative casein kinase II subunit beta-4 isoform X4; protein product: MYGNRVADGAGVDRRKRINDVLDKHLHRSSPSTSTSASTRPIKAQIQAQIQANNSDATLEESETDTGGSDVSASDDGEDTSWIAWFCSLRGNEFFCEVDDDYIQDDFNLCGLSSQVPYYDYALDLILDVDSSHEEQNELIESAAEMLYGLIHARYILTGRGMAAMLDKYKNYDFGRCPRVYCSGQPCLPVGQSDIPRSSTVKIYCPRCEDIYYPRSKYQDIDGAYFGTTFPNLFLMTYGHLKPQKPSQSYVPRVFGFKVHKP
- the LOC112800387 gene encoding putative casein kinase II subunit beta-4 isoform X5, whose amino-acid sequence is MYGNRVADGAGVDRRKRINDVLDKHLHRSSPSTSTSASTRPIKAQIQAQIQANNSDATLEESETDTGGSDVSASDDGEDTSWIAWFCSLRGNEFFCEVDDDYIQDDFNLCGLSSQVPYYDYALDLILDVDSSHGDIFTEEQNELIESAAEMLYGLIHARYILTGRGMAAMLDKYKNYDFGRCPRVYCSGQPCLPVGQSDIPRSSTVKIYCPRCEDIYYPRSKYQVP
- the LOC112800387 gene encoding putative casein kinase II subunit beta-4 isoform X1 encodes the protein MYGNRVADGAGVDRRKRINDVLDKHLHRSSPSTSTSASTRPIKAQIQAQIQANNSDATLEESETDTGGSDVSASDDGEDTSWIAWFCSLRGNEFFCEVDDDYIQDDFNLCGLSSQVPYYDYALDLILDVDSSHGDIFTEEQNELIESAAEMLYGLIHARYILTGRGMAAMLDKYKNYDFGRCPRVYCSGQPCLPVGQSDIPRSSTVKIYCPRCEDIYYPRSKYQGNIDGAYFGTTFPNLFLMTYGHLKPQKPSQSYVPRVFGFKVHKP
- the LOC112800387 gene encoding putative casein kinase II subunit beta-4 isoform X2, whose translation is MYGNRVADGAGVDRRKRINDVLDKHLHRSSPSTSTSASTRPIKAQIQAQIQANNSDATLEESETDTGGSDVSASDDGEDTSWIAWFCSLRGNEFFCEVDDDYIQDDFNLCGLSSQVPYYDYALDLILDVDSSHGDIFTEEQNELIESAAEMLYGLIHARYILTGRGMAAMLDKYKNYDFGRCPRVYCSGQPCLPVGQSDIPRSSTVKIYCPRCEDIYYPRSKYQDIDGAYFGTTFPNLFLMTYGHLKPQKPSQSYVPRVFGFKVHKP
- the LOC112800387 gene encoding putative casein kinase II subunit beta-4 isoform X3, whose translation is MYGNRVADGAGVDRRKRINDVLDKHLHRSSPSTSTSASTRPIKAQIQAQIQANNSDATLEESETDTGGSDVSASDDGEDTSWIAWFCSLRGNEFFCEVDDDYIQDDFNLCGLSSQVPYYDYALDLILDVDSSHEEQNELIESAAEMLYGLIHARYILTGRGMAAMLDKYKNYDFGRCPRVYCSGQPCLPVGQSDIPRSSTVKIYCPRCEDIYYPRSKYQGNIDGAYFGTTFPNLFLMTYGHLKPQKPSQSYVPRVFGFKVHKP